One segment of Allorhodopirellula heiligendammensis DNA contains the following:
- a CDS encoding sulfatase-like hydrolase/transferase, translated as MMIKTTVAQLRFTSTVLTQIALAILAVLTSPSITFAETLPNVVIIMADDLGWADVGAQDEAATKDVTTPNIDHMAAEGMVFDDFYVDCAVCSGSRAALLTGTRYQRLGGIGGILGHFTFLRTT; from the coding sequence ATGATGATCAAGACAACTGTTGCGCAGCTGAGATTTACCTCAACTGTTTTGACACAGATCGCGTTAGCAATTCTGGCTGTATTAACGTCGCCCAGTATAACGTTTGCCGAAACTCTGCCCAATGTCGTCATCATCATGGCCGACGATCTTGGTTGGGCGGACGTTGGTGCGCAAGACGAAGCAGCGACGAAAGACGTTACGACGCCTAACATCGACCACATGGCGGCCGAGGGGATGGTGTTTGATGACTTCTATGTCGACTGCGCAGTGTGCTCCGGGTCTCGGGCAGCGCTGTTAACCGGGACTCGCTATCAGCGTCTCGGCGGGATCGGAGGAATTTTGGGTCATTTCACTTTCTTGAGAACAACGTAG
- a CDS encoding FecR domain-containing protein, which produces MRSGYESPLRVGDELKLTDIQLQSGTLTMMLASGVRLELVTPVEATFESNMRLRLVAGCLSANLGENGKGFTVVTDAGEVVDLGTEIGIEAGRSGESRVAVFSGSVEFHPAMRSNSGEFVTLTEGEALRFSARGGHERWQQISLAADRTGLTGIPSSGVVREVDDNLHDGELRRFYGVVRGGMKPGALAFTDKENPVWTSMPGEPFPSWLEGADLIRTYYRVSYFKRFELSLVLNGPADVYLLVAPNEVPDWLQSQFEPTGTRLHTGPWHREISNHPDAESGPDGIYMTFEVWKKSVGKGELKLGPPPDRKPAGMHSTMYGVAVKAKEQP; this is translated from the coding sequence TTGCGCTCGGGATATGAATCTCCGCTGCGTGTCGGGGACGAATTGAAACTGACGGATATCCAGCTTCAGTCCGGAACATTGACGATGATGCTTGCGTCTGGTGTGCGTTTGGAACTGGTAACGCCCGTCGAGGCAACGTTTGAAAGCAACATGCGTCTTCGACTCGTCGCAGGCTGCCTGAGCGCTAACCTCGGCGAGAACGGTAAAGGTTTCACTGTCGTTACCGATGCTGGAGAAGTCGTCGACCTGGGTACGGAGATTGGCATCGAAGCCGGCCGAAGCGGTGAATCTCGGGTTGCCGTGTTCTCCGGTTCGGTTGAATTCCATCCAGCCATGCGATCGAATTCGGGCGAATTCGTCACGCTGACCGAAGGCGAAGCATTGCGATTTTCCGCCCGCGGCGGCCACGAGCGTTGGCAACAGATTTCGCTCGCAGCAGACCGCACGGGATTGACCGGAATACCAAGCTCGGGTGTGGTACGTGAAGTTGACGACAATCTTCATGATGGTGAACTGAGGCGGTTCTACGGTGTGGTGCGAGGAGGCATGAAACCAGGCGCCTTGGCGTTTACAGACAAGGAAAACCCGGTCTGGACATCCATGCCGGGTGAGCCGTTTCCGAGTTGGTTGGAAGGAGCCGATCTGATTCGCACCTACTATCGCGTCAGCTATTTCAAGCGTTTCGAACTGTCGCTGGTTTTGAACGGACCGGCCGACGTCTATTTGCTTGTGGCTCCCAACGAGGTGCCTGATTGGTTGCAGTCTCAGTTTGAGCCTACTGGCACCCGGTTGCACACCGGTCCATGGCATCGCGAAATCTCCAATCATCCAGACGCTGAATCAGGACCTGATGGCATCTACATGACATTTGAGGTCTGGAAAAAGTCGGTCGGCAAGGGCGAACTCAAACTCGGTCCCCCACCTGATCGCAAACCCGCCGGCATGCACTCAACGATGTACGGCGTGGCAGTCAAGGCAAAGGAACAACCATGA
- a CDS encoding DUF1593 domain-containing protein encodes MIANDHQHAATASTGAQDCVPTPSTHRDRVRSFPTHLSGAVGFLALCLATSGLAYDRSLWAADKPRVIVTSDGEIDDECSMVRFLLYANEFDIEGIITSSSQYHAHGHNWAGDDWAEPYLAAYAEVYPNLVKHDPRYPAPEYLQARTLLGNVKSEGEMDEVTAGSQRIVEVLLNESDARPIWIQAWGGTNTIARALKTIEQQHPERMAEVAEKIRFYLIWEQDETYQNYIRPHWGKFGIETIISDQFIAWFYHWTKYVPAEEQKYLDSSWMQANVLNDHGPLCCLYKAHVKGDRGFSAGDFRSEGDSPAFFYNIPNGMRSDESPGWGGWGGRFVKVRENTWLDPVLEPGYQYPEGRWYTNSAWGRQRLKQEIPSDAELIAYLKPQWRWVAALQNDFAARADWCVKEFNGANHAPIVSVDGELTRQVKSGEIVNLAATAMDPDGDELNVRWWRYDEADSAKAAVTINKSDSLTEASFVAPNEPGKQVHIILEVTDGGTPPLVRYQRVVCNIQGD; translated from the coding sequence ATGATTGCCAATGACCACCAGCACGCTGCGACCGCGAGTACGGGCGCACAGGACTGCGTCCCGACCCCATCGACTCATCGCGACCGCGTTAGAAGCTTCCCAACGCACCTCAGCGGCGCCGTTGGTTTTCTAGCTCTATGCCTGGCTACGTCGGGGCTCGCCTACGATCGTTCGCTATGGGCCGCGGATAAGCCACGCGTGATCGTGACTAGTGACGGCGAAATCGATGACGAGTGCTCCATGGTTCGTTTCCTGCTGTATGCAAATGAGTTTGACATCGAGGGGATTATCACCTCCAGTTCGCAGTATCACGCACACGGTCACAATTGGGCTGGAGACGATTGGGCAGAGCCTTATCTGGCAGCGTATGCTGAAGTGTATCCGAACCTCGTTAAGCACGACCCCCGCTATCCGGCGCCTGAGTACCTGCAAGCCCGCACTCTGCTGGGTAACGTGAAGTCAGAAGGTGAAATGGATGAGGTCACTGCGGGCTCCCAGCGGATCGTGGAAGTATTGCTGAATGAATCGGACGCGCGTCCAATCTGGATCCAGGCCTGGGGCGGGACCAACACCATCGCTCGAGCATTGAAAACGATCGAGCAGCAGCATCCCGAGCGAATGGCCGAGGTGGCCGAAAAGATCCGCTTCTATTTGATCTGGGAACAGGACGAGACTTACCAAAACTACATTCGCCCGCACTGGGGAAAGTTTGGGATCGAGACCATCATCTCTGATCAGTTCATCGCCTGGTTTTACCATTGGACGAAGTACGTGCCCGCGGAAGAACAGAAATATCTGGACAGTTCCTGGATGCAGGCGAATGTTCTCAACGACCACGGACCGCTGTGTTGCCTGTATAAGGCACATGTGAAGGGCGACCGAGGGTTCAGCGCAGGCGATTTCCGATCTGAAGGAGATTCGCCCGCATTCTTCTATAACATCCCCAACGGTATGCGCAGTGATGAATCTCCAGGCTGGGGCGGTTGGGGCGGCCGCTTCGTCAAAGTTCGTGAGAACACGTGGCTCGATCCTGTGCTGGAACCGGGCTACCAATATCCTGAGGGTCGCTGGTACACAAATTCTGCGTGGGGTCGCCAGCGTTTGAAGCAAGAAATCCCTAGCGATGCCGAGTTGATTGCCTATCTCAAACCTCAATGGCGTTGGGTCGCCGCGCTGCAGAACGACTTTGCTGCGCGAGCGGATTGGTGCGTCAAGGAATTCAACGGAGCCAATCATGCTCCCATCGTCAGCGTAGACGGAGAATTGACGCGGCAGGTGAAGTCTGGCGAGATTGTGAACCTCGCTGCCACAGCAATGGACCCCGATGGAGACGAACTGAACGTCCGCTGGTGGCGTTATGACGAAGCGGATTCGGCGAAGGCAGCCGTCACCATCAACAAGAGTGACAGCCTGACCGAGGCCAGCTTCGTTGCGCCGAACGAACCTGGCAAACAAGTTCATATCATTCTCGAGGTCACCGATGGTGGCACGCCACCGCTGGTTCGTTATCAGCGTGTTGTTTGCAATATCCAGGGCGATTGA
- a CDS encoding aceric acid hydrolase: MRQFHHILFIVLSLFAVQAAAQPIHVSPCRKVEPLRLADVQWTDGFWKQHFDTCRDKTVPALWDIMRGTKYKPYLEHFRIAAGLSEGGYHGAPFNDGDFYKWIEAVCAIQATGPVPPWDSRLEEIIEIIGKAQRADGYIHTPVLIANLNGDETVKPFGDRFNFEMYNMGHLMTAACVHHDVTGKDSLMIIARKAADFLDETYRNPTAEQAGHAICPSHYMGLLDLYRATGEPRYLNLARRLIQMRDEIVSGGDDNQDRLPFARQTEAVGHAVRATYLYAGIADMYCETGDEKLWEPLTAIWNNLVEKKLYITGGCGALYDGASPDGSKNQAAITRVHQAFGRNYQLPNTTAHNETCANIGNALWNWRMFLASGEAKYIDVIERALYNSVLSGVSLDGTDFFYTNPLRVSESAPVDLRWPPERVPFVTSFCCPPNIARTIAQVSGFAYGKSDDTIWVNLYGSNALDTYLADGRHIAITQRTAYPFDGNVQITVTECDRQPMKIKLRIPGWATSATLSVDGEPTAQELIPGTYVSLERVWQRGTEIALCLAMPPRLIESHPLVEETRNHLAVQRGPIVYCLESIDLPTGTSLEEVRIPSDITLRSRHDTSLLGGVSVLEGTAISKPTGAWQNQLYREFDASNATPVPIRLIPYYAWSNRAKSEMSVWLPQE; this comes from the coding sequence ATGAGACAGTTCCATCACATCCTCTTCATAGTTTTGTCTTTGTTCGCCGTACAAGCCGCGGCGCAGCCAATTCACGTCAGTCCGTGTCGCAAGGTTGAACCCCTGCGCCTGGCTGACGTGCAGTGGACGGACGGTTTTTGGAAACAACATTTCGACACGTGCCGCGACAAAACGGTCCCGGCTCTGTGGGATATCATGCGAGGAACAAAGTACAAACCGTACCTGGAGCATTTCCGCATCGCCGCTGGTTTGTCAGAAGGTGGATATCACGGTGCGCCTTTCAACGATGGCGACTTTTACAAGTGGATCGAAGCAGTTTGTGCGATCCAAGCGACCGGGCCCGTCCCGCCATGGGATTCGCGCCTTGAGGAAATCATCGAGATCATCGGAAAGGCACAACGAGCGGACGGTTACATCCATACCCCGGTATTGATCGCCAATCTCAACGGCGATGAAACAGTCAAGCCATTCGGCGATCGATTCAACTTTGAGATGTACAACATGGGGCATCTGATGACAGCGGCTTGTGTGCATCATGATGTGACTGGCAAGGACAGTCTTATGATCATCGCCCGCAAGGCGGCCGACTTCCTTGACGAAACCTATCGCAATCCGACAGCCGAGCAAGCGGGACACGCGATTTGTCCGTCGCACTACATGGGCCTTCTCGATCTCTATCGCGCCACCGGCGAACCACGCTATTTGAATCTCGCCCGAAGGCTGATTCAAATGCGAGACGAAATCGTCAGTGGCGGCGATGACAATCAAGATCGACTGCCATTTGCTCGCCAGACCGAAGCGGTCGGTCACGCTGTCCGTGCCACGTACCTGTACGCTGGAATTGCTGACATGTATTGCGAAACCGGTGACGAAAAATTGTGGGAACCGTTGACAGCGATCTGGAATAATCTCGTCGAGAAGAAACTCTATATCACTGGCGGTTGCGGTGCTCTGTACGATGGTGCTTCGCCAGATGGATCAAAAAACCAGGCTGCGATCACACGAGTTCATCAGGCTTTCGGGCGTAACTATCAGCTCCCCAACACTACTGCCCACAACGAAACATGTGCGAATATTGGCAATGCGCTTTGGAACTGGAGAATGTTTCTCGCCAGCGGTGAAGCAAAGTACATCGATGTGATCGAGCGGGCGTTGTATAACTCAGTGCTCTCCGGCGTGAGCTTGGACGGAACGGACTTCTTTTATACCAATCCGCTGCGAGTATCTGAATCTGCTCCGGTGGACCTACGTTGGCCCCCGGAGCGGGTTCCGTTTGTAACGTCTTTTTGCTGTCCGCCAAATATCGCGCGGACGATCGCTCAGGTCAGCGGCTTTGCGTACGGAAAGTCTGACGACACGATTTGGGTGAATCTGTACGGTAGTAACGCACTTGACACTTACCTGGCAGACGGACGTCACATTGCCATCACGCAGCGTACTGCATATCCATTCGATGGCAACGTGCAGATCACCGTCACCGAATGTGACCGACAGCCGATGAAAATCAAGCTGCGGATTCCAGGTTGGGCAACTTCGGCGACGCTCAGCGTCGACGGTGAACCGACGGCACAGGAACTGATACCAGGCACATACGTTTCACTTGAAAGAGTCTGGCAGCGAGGCACCGAAATTGCACTGTGTCTGGCGATGCCCCCTCGGCTGATCGAGTCGCACCCTCTCGTGGAAGAAACCCGGAATCACCTTGCTGTCCAACGTGGCCCAATCGTGTATTGCCTGGAATCGATTGATCTTCCGACTGGGACATCGTTGGAGGAAGTGCGAATTCCTTCTGATATCACGCTGCGGTCGCGGCACGACACGAGCCTACTCGGCGGAGTCAGTGTTCTCGAGGGCACCGCCATCTCGAAACCCACCGGCGCCTGGCAGAACCAACTCTACCGAGAGTTCGACGCTTCTAACGCGACCCCAGTCCCGATCAGACTGATCCCCTACTACGCATGGTCGAATCGAGCCAAGTCCGAAATGTCCGTCTGGCTGCCGCAAGAGTAG
- a CDS encoding pectate lyase family protein — protein sequence MKISRRPRISALLHVGLAVATLLSANRMLQADCNAASNQLVGWAAVAGNGLKTTTGGGDGDVVTVRSIDALRSAASSDKPLVIRIEGTLTGGGKLSIASNKTLIGIGSDATLKKTELNMSDVSNIIIRNLTIMDARDAIAMRRTHHVWVDHCDLSACEDGLLDITNQSDFVTVSWTRFSKHHKTMLINSGTSHPEDEGTLNTTVHHCWFDGSDTRNPRVGYGKVHVFNCLYNSNDYGIGLHSRCLVRAERNYFDHTRNPIKQMYRENPADIHHGFCESVENIFTNCSGTQDNESQSFSPTDFYRYDFAMDAAADVPGIVRAGAGPATQFETIPPPQ from the coding sequence ATGAAGATTTCACGACGCCCGCGCATCTCCGCCCTACTCCATGTTGGGCTCGCAGTCGCAACTTTACTCAGTGCCAATCGTATGCTTCAGGCAGACTGCAACGCGGCCAGCAATCAGCTGGTGGGATGGGCTGCGGTTGCCGGAAACGGCTTGAAGACAACAACCGGCGGCGGCGATGGAGACGTTGTCACCGTTCGCTCGATTGACGCCCTGCGAAGCGCCGCGTCGAGTGACAAGCCGCTTGTCATTCGGATTGAAGGAACTCTAACCGGTGGTGGCAAGCTAAGCATTGCTTCTAACAAGACGCTGATTGGAATCGGCTCCGATGCGACGCTGAAAAAGACAGAACTCAATATGAGCGACGTATCAAATATCATCATTCGCAATCTCACGATCATGGATGCCCGAGATGCAATCGCAATGCGCCGAACACACCACGTTTGGGTTGATCACTGCGATTTGTCGGCGTGTGAGGATGGTTTACTCGACATCACCAATCAATCCGACTTCGTGACCGTTTCGTGGACGCGATTTTCAAAGCATCACAAAACGATGCTGATCAACAGCGGGACCTCGCACCCTGAAGATGAAGGAACGCTGAACACCACCGTTCATCACTGCTGGTTCGATGGATCTGATACCCGCAATCCGCGCGTCGGGTATGGGAAGGTTCATGTGTTTAATTGTCTTTACAATTCCAATGACTACGGGATTGGCTTGCATTCTCGCTGTCTTGTCAGGGCCGAACGAAACTACTTTGACCATACTCGCAACCCAATCAAGCAAATGTATCGTGAGAATCCTGCGGATATCCATCACGGCTTCTGTGAGTCAGTTGAAAACATTTTTACAAACTGCAGCGGCACGCAGGATAACGAGTCTCAAAGCTTCTCTCCCACAGATTTCTACCGGTACGACTTTGCGATGGATGCTGCCGCCGACGTACCGGGGATTGTGAGAGCCGGCGCGGGTCCAGCGACACAGTTTGAAACAATCCCACCGCCCCAATAA
- a CDS encoding nucleoside hydrolase-like domain-containing protein yields MSRFLTGCAKKLGIFVPAILLAMLSHPACGEERHRVVVSTDIGGTDPDDFQSMVHLLVYADVLDIEGLISSPYGPGRRQHIEEVIDCYDNDFANLKTHSDAYPMPSALRAITKQGETEIAPYGGVRESTEGSQWLVECARRDDPRPLHVLIWGGIEDLAQALHDAPDILPKLRVYYIGGPNKKWGPHAYQYIADHHPNLFIIEANSTYRGWFTGGNQADAWGNKGFVQQHVAGHGALGDLFDQKLDSIKMGDTPSVGWLLNGTPSDPSRPSWGGQFVRAWARPYLRLDRVATTADQIEVFGILEMVLNINDDSLANPEAELIVENQEIPGYVPGDGTIRFRFCPKAIKTYSFRIRSNIAALDEQTGGIQSNAPPVTLAQAPSPNLPKWWTDDPDTQNAEGEHHGAKTVSRWRGDYLADFAARMLRCQTPSVTKPAH; encoded by the coding sequence GTGTCAAGATTCCTAACAGGATGTGCAAAGAAACTGGGGATTTTTGTCCCGGCGATCCTACTTGCGATGCTTTCCCATCCGGCGTGTGGCGAAGAGCGACATCGCGTTGTCGTGTCGACCGATATCGGCGGCACGGACCCGGACGATTTTCAGTCCATGGTGCATTTGCTTGTGTACGCGGACGTCTTGGATATCGAGGGACTGATCTCATCGCCTTATGGTCCGGGCCGCAGACAGCATATTGAGGAGGTAATCGATTGCTATGACAATGATTTTGCCAATTTGAAAACTCATTCGGACGCTTACCCAATGCCGAGTGCCTTGCGAGCGATCACCAAGCAGGGAGAGACTGAAATTGCTCCTTACGGTGGAGTGCGTGAATCAACGGAAGGTTCGCAGTGGCTCGTGGAATGCGCACGGCGCGATGATCCCCGACCGCTGCACGTCTTGATCTGGGGTGGAATCGAAGACCTCGCCCAGGCACTGCACGATGCGCCGGACATCCTGCCGAAGCTGCGGGTCTACTACATCGGTGGACCGAACAAGAAATGGGGACCGCATGCGTATCAGTATATCGCCGATCACCATCCCAATCTCTTCATCATCGAAGCAAATTCGACATATCGCGGCTGGTTCACAGGTGGCAATCAGGCGGACGCGTGGGGCAACAAAGGGTTCGTGCAGCAGCATGTCGCTGGCCATGGAGCACTGGGCGACCTCTTCGATCAGAAACTCGACTCCATCAAGATGGGTGATACGCCGTCAGTCGGCTGGCTGCTTAACGGAACACCCAGTGATCCCTCCCGGCCCAGCTGGGGTGGCCAGTTCGTCCGCGCATGGGCACGACCCTACTTGCGACTCGACCGCGTTGCGACGACCGCTGACCAAATCGAGGTGTTTGGAATTCTCGAAATGGTGCTGAACATCAACGATGATTCGCTGGCAAATCCAGAAGCAGAGTTGATCGTTGAGAACCAAGAGATTCCCGGGTACGTGCCAGGCGACGGGACGATCAGGTTCCGCTTCTGCCCAAAGGCCATCAAAACTTACTCGTTTCGAATCCGCAGCAATATTGCCGCTCTTGACGAACAGACTGGCGGAATCCAGTCCAACGCTCCGCCTGTTACTCTGGCCCAGGCCCCCTCACCGAATCTTCCAAAGTGGTGGACCGATGATCCTGATACTCAGAACGCCGAGGGCGAGCACCATGGCGCGAAAACGGTTAGTCGCTGGCGCGGTGACTACCTCGCCGACTTCGCCGCACGCATGTTGAGATGTCAAACTCCGTCTGTGACGAAACCAGCTCATTAG
- a CDS encoding adenylosuccinate synthase has translation MSGTCVIGLQWGDEAKGKLVDLLAPRFDCVIRYQGGANAGHTVVAGDEVYKLHHIPSGILHGDVQNFITPGVVINPTTMLEEIDGLTARGIDVLGNLKVSDRAHLVMPWHMIEDATINAVSVKGESIGTTNRGIGPCYRDKVGRTYGIRMTDLIQPSRDERIATVAEQKTVLLRQLGASDEELATISPEKMVPLAASWAERLAPMIADTTDLILDAAEANQKLLFEGAQGALLDIDHGTYPFVTSSNSSGVGVCAGAGVPPKWIDHVLGVCKAYSTRVGGGPFPTELSDETGDKIRKLGNEFGTTTGRPRRCGWFDAVAVRYTARLSGVTRLALMMMDVLAHFEELQVCVAYELDGKEIHHVPSHADELRRCKPILETISGWNSPVDDVRSVGDFPAGALAYVKRIEELVGVPVGILSVGPDRAQTIFTDEAAAMGLA, from the coding sequence TTGTCCGGTACATGCGTGATTGGTTTGCAGTGGGGTGACGAGGCTAAAGGCAAACTCGTCGATTTGCTGGCACCTCGTTTTGATTGTGTCATCCGCTACCAAGGTGGTGCCAACGCCGGCCACACCGTCGTCGCTGGAGACGAGGTCTATAAACTGCACCATATCCCTTCTGGAATTTTGCATGGTGACGTGCAGAACTTCATCACTCCTGGGGTCGTCATCAATCCCACGACGATGCTTGAGGAAATCGATGGGCTGACCGCCCGTGGCATCGACGTCCTAGGGAACTTGAAGGTTAGCGATCGGGCGCACCTCGTCATGCCATGGCACATGATCGAAGATGCCACGATCAACGCAGTCAGTGTCAAAGGGGAATCGATTGGCACGACCAATCGCGGGATCGGGCCATGTTACCGAGACAAGGTTGGGCGTACCTATGGGATCCGGATGACGGATCTCATTCAACCGTCCCGCGACGAACGCATCGCCACTGTCGCAGAGCAAAAAACCGTGTTGCTGCGACAACTCGGGGCCTCCGATGAAGAACTGGCCACTATCTCACCGGAAAAGATGGTTCCCTTGGCGGCTTCGTGGGCGGAGCGTCTGGCACCGATGATCGCTGACACCACTGACCTGATCCTGGACGCTGCCGAAGCCAATCAAAAACTGCTATTCGAGGGTGCCCAGGGTGCATTACTCGATATCGATCACGGCACCTACCCGTTCGTCACCAGCAGCAACAGCAGCGGAGTGGGTGTCTGCGCTGGTGCGGGCGTACCGCCGAAGTGGATCGATCATGTGCTCGGTGTTTGTAAAGCCTACAGCACTCGAGTCGGAGGCGGTCCCTTCCCCACGGAACTCAGTGACGAGACCGGTGACAAGATTCGCAAACTCGGCAATGAGTTTGGCACGACCACCGGGCGGCCACGTCGCTGCGGATGGTTCGATGCCGTCGCAGTCCGCTACACCGCACGCCTGTCCGGTGTCACACGGCTGGCCCTGATGATGATGGACGTGCTCGCTCATTTCGAGGAACTGCAGGTTTGCGTGGCCTACGAACTTGACGGCAAAGAAATCCACCATGTCCCCAGCCACGCGGATGAACTGCGCCGCTGCAAACCCATTCTGGAAACGATCTCCGGCTGGAATTCACCCGTCGACGATGTGCGATCGGTCGGTGACTTTCCCGCCGGCGCGCTCGCCTACGTCAAGCGGATCGAAGAGCTCGTCGGTGTACCCGTCGGCATCCTCTCGGTGGGTCCAGATCGAGCCCAGACGATCTTCACCGACGAAGCCGCCGCGATGGGCTTGGCCTAG
- the tkt gene encoding transketolase — protein MTATSTDLQTLAIDTIRTLSMDAVQTANSGHPGTPMALAPIAYQLYQNTMNYDPARPNWPGRDRFVLSCGHASMLLYSTLHLIGTKATDEHGKPTNKEAVTLEDIKKFRQIDSVCAGHPEYGYAAGIETTTGPLGAGVSNSVGMAMAEKWLAANYNTDDLTLFNYNVYSLCSDGDMMEGIANEAASVAGHLQLDNLCWIYDDNHITIEGETSLAFSEDVGKRFEGLGWNVIKVADANDVEALAKAVAEFQACAGKPTLIIVKSIIGYGAPHKQNTHGAHGAPLGWDEVALAKKAYGLPEDEKFFIPDGVMEHFAQGIGARGADASATWDTVWEKYQSAEPEKAAELQLMFDGKLPAEWDKDIPVFEPSEKGDATRNSSGKVLNAIAANVPFMIGGSADLSPSNKSDLTFDGAGEFLPGQFAGRNLHFGIREHAMAGIVNGLCLSGLRGYAATFFVFTDYMRGGMRLSSIMHLPTLYILTHDSIGVGEDGPTHQPVEHLSACRAIPGLNVYRPGDANEVAECYRAAMLDTHHPAAMVLSRQNMPTLDRTKYASATGCRRGGYILSDSEGTPDVILMSSGSELFMARDAAETLTAAGKKVRVVSMPCMDLFAQQDQSYIDEVLPPTVTNRVAIEAGIRMSWDRWIGSAGKFVGMESFGASGPYDAVYEHFHINAAAVVEAAK, from the coding sequence ATGACAGCCACTTCGACTGATCTTCAGACTTTGGCAATCGACACCATTCGCACGCTCAGCATGGATGCCGTCCAGACGGCCAATAGTGGCCATCCTGGCACTCCGATGGCGTTGGCACCGATCGCGTATCAGCTGTACCAAAATACGATGAATTACGACCCAGCTCGGCCCAATTGGCCTGGCCGGGATCGGTTCGTGCTCTCGTGCGGTCACGCATCCATGCTGCTCTACAGCACCCTGCATCTGATCGGAACCAAAGCGACAGACGAACACGGCAAGCCGACCAACAAAGAGGCGGTGACGCTCGAGGATATTAAGAAGTTTCGTCAAATTGACTCGGTCTGTGCGGGGCATCCGGAGTACGGATATGCTGCGGGAATCGAGACCACGACGGGTCCGCTCGGAGCAGGCGTTAGCAATAGTGTTGGGATGGCAATGGCCGAAAAATGGCTCGCCGCAAACTACAACACTGACGATTTGACCCTCTTCAACTACAACGTCTACTCACTCTGCAGTGACGGTGACATGATGGAGGGCATCGCAAATGAAGCTGCCTCCGTGGCGGGACACCTCCAGCTCGACAATCTTTGTTGGATCTACGACGACAACCACATCACCATCGAAGGCGAGACCTCGTTGGCGTTCAGCGAAGATGTTGGTAAACGGTTTGAGGGACTCGGCTGGAACGTGATCAAGGTTGCGGATGCCAACGACGTCGAAGCGCTCGCAAAAGCCGTGGCTGAATTTCAAGCATGTGCGGGCAAACCGACTTTGATCATCGTCAAGAGCATCATCGGTTACGGCGCCCCGCATAAACAGAACACCCACGGGGCCCACGGCGCGCCTTTAGGATGGGATGAAGTTGCCCTGGCGAAAAAAGCGTATGGACTGCCTGAAGACGAGAAATTCTTCATTCCCGACGGTGTAATGGAGCACTTCGCTCAAGGAATTGGCGCCCGCGGCGCCGATGCCTCAGCGACCTGGGACACGGTTTGGGAAAAATACCAATCCGCCGAACCGGAGAAGGCGGCCGAACTGCAATTAATGTTTGACGGCAAACTGCCTGCTGAGTGGGACAAGGACATTCCCGTCTTTGAGCCGAGCGAAAAAGGTGATGCCACCCGCAACAGTTCCGGCAAGGTACTCAATGCAATTGCCGCCAATGTGCCATTCATGATCGGCGGATCCGCTGACCTCTCGCCGAGTAACAAGTCAGACCTGACCTTCGACGGTGCCGGCGAGTTCCTGCCCGGCCAATTCGCTGGCCGCAACCTGCACTTTGGGATCCGCGAACACGCGATGGCTGGTATCGTCAACGGTCTGTGCCTGTCCGGGCTACGCGGTTACGCGGCGACCTTTTTCGTGTTTACCGATTACATGCGAGGCGGGATGCGTCTGAGCAGCATCATGCATTTGCCGACGCTGTACATCCTCACGCACGACTCAATCGGGGTGGGCGAGGACGGCCCCACACACCAGCCCGTGGAACATCTTTCCGCCTGCCGCGCGATTCCAGGGTTGAACGTCTATCGCCCCGGTGATGCCAACGAAGTCGCTGAATGCTATCGAGCTGCAATGCTCGACACTCATCATCCCGCTGCAATGGTTTTGTCCCGGCAAAACATGCCGACGCTCGACCGCACCAAGTATGCGTCCGCCACGGGCTGCCGTCGTGGTGGGTACATCCTGAGCGACTCCGAAGGCACTCCAGATGTGATCCTCATGAGCAGCGGCAGCGAATTGTTCATGGCCCGTGACGCCGCAGAAACCCTCACCGCTGCTGGTAAGAAAGTACGCGTCGTGAGCATGCCATGCATGGACCTGTTTGCCCAGCAAGACCAGTCGTACATCGACGAAGTTCTGCCACCGACCGTCACCAATCGCGTTGCCATCGAAGCGGGCATCCGGATGTCATGGGATCGCTGGATCGGATCGGCCGGAAAGTTTGTCGGGATGGAGAGTTTCGGCGCCAGCGGCCCCTACGATGCCGTTTACGAGCACTTCCACATCAATGCCGCCGCTGTCGTCGAAGCTGCAAAGTAG